From Sporocytophaga myxococcoides, one genomic window encodes:
- a CDS encoding cold-shock protein produces MLQGTVKFFNNSKGYGFIKNEKSGEEIFVHASGLIDQVRENDKVRFEVKQGKKGPNAVNVSLV; encoded by the coding sequence ATGTTACAAGGGACTGTAAAGTTCTTCAATAATTCCAAAGGATATGGTTTTATTAAAAATGAAAAATCCGGAGAAGAAATTTTTGTTCACGCTAGTGGACTGATCGACCAGGTCAGAGAAAATGACAAGGTTCGGTTTGAGGTAAAACAGGGTAAGAAAGGGCCCAACGCTGTAAATGTTTCCTTAGTTTAA
- a CDS encoding DUF748 domain-containing protein, translated as MSDQLNKQGKAVKFFKALGIMVSGLVIFWSLIYLIVNIFITPIVKKKIIDSVHQSSGGLYLLEFDMFNLMPLEGNAQIGNVHIFQDTMILRKIRLENPQGNHSAVEVRAEKITVKNVKWLTYILDRALKVDGIEIQDPNFSFKGNIPVDTIEVARYSFLDVVPGIVASFAGSLNIDELKINRGALAVDLKGKGGTTKQNADSIFLDMHDIRIDTGASRNALFTTKVKFNIGNYKLVQSDSLFEISVKQFHGSYEDSLLGMYGVDVTPLKESNKERYKAKVKFIKAYKIDFPLFFKENKIEIGQLFFQTPDIDFTSTITGNSSSVSIGDMLTKFLPYISNSLSIKSFGLKEGKVSLKVYTSKGLVEQAAEDILMLAKDIAISTETIKTSNYWGEVDFGVKNFLIRALPQHVELKVKNLKAYTGDGKIYLNGCSVSHMNKKSEESITFDNNIEKIEGVSVNFHRLIAGTALEMQLLKVSGMKLKIYNNENIKNSQSKMRKMPNELLKELGLSLNINEFELINSDIIFEIFDEKNKRQGQLTFNKIQLKIKNLSNLNRDPSGSVFNIQSTIMNQGVMDIVIRYPLYRKSFDFALKGKLATIDVTKFNSITKFSDIELRSGTVSVPSINMEVQSGNAKGTFALVYQDLKVKIINSSGRKKRLKSKIANIAIKNNENKIVHFSYKRQETDGFVTFVWRAVSSELEKAIVKDVFKPFIRNEK; from the coding sequence ATGAGTGATCAGCTAAATAAACAGGGAAAAGCAGTAAAGTTTTTTAAAGCTTTGGGAATAATGGTGTCAGGGCTTGTCATTTTCTGGTCATTGATTTATTTAATTGTTAATATTTTTATCACTCCAATAGTAAAGAAAAAAATTATAGACTCTGTACATCAATCCTCTGGAGGACTTTATTTGCTAGAGTTTGACATGTTTAATCTTATGCCGTTAGAAGGAAATGCACAAATTGGTAATGTACACATCTTTCAAGATACTATGATTCTGAGAAAAATCAGACTTGAAAATCCTCAGGGAAATCATTCGGCAGTAGAGGTAAGAGCAGAAAAGATAACTGTCAAAAATGTCAAGTGGTTGACTTATATACTGGACCGTGCATTAAAGGTAGACGGAATTGAAATACAGGATCCTAATTTCTCTTTTAAAGGAAATATCCCTGTAGATACAATTGAAGTAGCCCGTTACAGTTTTCTGGATGTAGTACCAGGCATTGTCGCAAGTTTTGCAGGGTCTCTAAATATCGATGAGCTTAAAATTAACAGAGGCGCTCTTGCCGTTGATTTAAAAGGAAAAGGCGGAACTACTAAGCAGAATGCTGACAGTATTTTTCTTGATATGCACGATATTCGCATAGATACCGGAGCTTCCAGAAATGCTCTTTTTACTACAAAAGTAAAATTTAATATAGGAAACTATAAACTTGTACAAAGTGACAGCTTATTTGAAATTTCAGTAAAGCAATTTCATGGCAGTTATGAAGATTCCTTATTAGGTATGTATGGTGTCGATGTTACTCCATTAAAAGAATCGAATAAAGAAAGATATAAAGCGAAGGTAAAATTTATAAAGGCATACAAAATAGATTTTCCACTCTTTTTTAAAGAGAATAAAATCGAAATCGGACAACTTTTTTTCCAGACCCCGGATATTGATTTTACATCTACTATTACTGGAAATAGCAGCTCTGTGAGTATCGGAGATATGCTGACAAAGTTTTTGCCATATATAAGCAACAGCTTAAGCATAAAATCATTCGGTTTAAAAGAAGGGAAGGTTAGCTTAAAGGTTTATACTTCAAAAGGCCTTGTTGAACAGGCTGCAGAAGATATACTAATGCTGGCAAAAGATATCGCAATAAGTACTGAAACAATTAAAACAAGCAATTATTGGGGAGAAGTAGATTTTGGAGTTAAGAACTTTTTGATAAGAGCGCTTCCTCAGCACGTTGAACTGAAAGTGAAAAATCTGAAAGCTTATACAGGTGATGGGAAAATTTACCTAAATGGCTGTTCTGTTTCACATATGAATAAAAAATCAGAGGAATCTATAACGTTTGATAACAATATCGAGAAGATTGAAGGAGTATCTGTGAACTTTCACAGGCTGATTGCGGGCACTGCGTTGGAAATGCAGTTGCTAAAGGTTTCAGGTATGAAGCTTAAAATTTACAATAATGAAAATATAAAAAATTCTCAGTCCAAGATGAGGAAAATGCCCAATGAACTACTTAAAGAATTAGGCTTATCCTTAAATATAAATGAGTTTGAATTGATAAACAGTGATATTATTTTTGAAATTTTTGATGAAAAAAATAAAAGACAGGGACAACTTACTTTCAATAAAATACAATTAAAAATAAAAAATCTTTCCAATCTGAATAGAGATCCTTCCGGCTCAGTATTTAACATTCAATCTACAATCATGAATCAGGGAGTGATGGATATCGTGATAAGATATCCGCTGTATAGAAAGTCTTTTGATTTCGCCCTTAAGGGAAAGTTGGCTACTATTGATGTTACAAAATTTAACAGTATTACGAAATTCTCAGATATCGAGCTGAGGTCAGGAACCGTTTCTGTTCCATCGATAAACATGGAAGTGCAAAGCGGCAATGCCAAAGGAACTTTTGCATTAGTTTACCAGGATCTGAAGGTTAAAATTATTAACAGCTCAGGAAGGAAAAAGAGGCTTAAGTCAAAAATAGCGAATATAGCTATCAAGAATAATGAAAATAAAATTGTCCACTTTTCATATAAAAGGCAAGAAACAGATGGATTTGTTACATTTGTATGGCGAGCAGTAAGTTCTGAGTTAGAAAAAGCCATAGTCAAAGATGTGTTTAAACCGTTTATCAGAAATGAAAAGTGA
- a CDS encoding CHASE domain-containing protein: MKIYNKIRVFLRQYFIPVVSFLIIYFLVIYSYIQVKEKTKQQKTEYFESRSYLVKTAINNRILDYIQILKGGKAFIESSDSITRKEWKRYISSLDVDQNYPGIQGIGYTIFIKPEELQKHINAIRASGFPAYTITPSGEREIYTSIIYLEPFTDRNLRAFGYDMYSEPVRRRAMERAMETGQAALTGKLTLVQETGDGNQPGFLIYVPVYKSNIASGDSLSTELRRKEIRGFVYSPFRSGDLFNALLPARFKDLNIEIYNGDELSKDALLFSTRKNVKEEKKGGEFKKYENISVGGTNWIIYISSKPFFGGRESNDALLILIGGSVISILIFFIMLIRSEAKRVNRLKQTITDTVTAAIFVIDRNGFVTFINPAVTRITGYMPEDFREKTFYDVMHQSRKGQYKDIDPGRNIYQTILQGNHVYDQEDILIRKDGRLFPALCSANPIIENGIPLGTLVEVKDITGEKKAKETIAKNLETKNFLLEAMPDKVWTADGNGVFNFFGQNWEEYSGYTIDEFLKNGIDLIIYFEDKVQDDKTITQLLQEHKSFQIEHRFKRFDGVYRWHLTRGFPQTSKNGSVEMWVGTSTDIHEQKLQVEELKKINVDLDNFIYTASHDLKAPISNMEGLVEALKVAGENKVERNELIELINKSLLRLGRTINDLTEIAKIQKQKDWTNEVVEFSEVVEEVIQDLQRYIDNAEAKINLEFNVSAIKFSKKNLRSIFYNLISNAIKYRKSNTTPIVDVRTFLENDKIVIFARDNGLGIKHENKKRVFEMFRRLHAHVEGSGMGLYIVKRIVENAGGTIDIESQAGEGTTFRIYLPAEDHLIRD; encoded by the coding sequence ATGAAAATATATAATAAAATACGTGTATTTCTAAGGCAGTATTTTATTCCGGTCGTTTCTTTTCTGATCATTTACTTTTTAGTTATATACTCTTATATCCAGGTTAAAGAAAAGACAAAACAGCAAAAAACAGAATATTTTGAATCAAGATCATATCTGGTTAAAACAGCGATAAATAATCGGATATTAGATTATATTCAGATTTTGAAAGGGGGCAAGGCCTTCATAGAATCATCAGATTCGATTACAAGGAAGGAATGGAAACGGTATATTTCAAGTCTTGATGTTGATCAGAACTATCCGGGAATTCAGGGGATAGGTTATACGATTTTCATAAAGCCTGAGGAATTGCAGAAACACATCAATGCAATACGGGCTAGCGGCTTTCCGGCATACACTATCACACCTTCTGGTGAAAGGGAAATATATACATCTATTATTTATCTGGAACCATTTACTGATAGAAATCTTAGAGCATTTGGGTATGATATGTACAGTGAACCTGTTCGGAGGAGAGCTATGGAAAGGGCTATGGAAACCGGTCAGGCTGCCCTTACAGGCAAACTGACACTTGTTCAGGAAACCGGAGACGGCAATCAGCCTGGTTTTTTAATTTATGTTCCTGTTTATAAATCGAACATTGCATCAGGTGATTCGCTTTCAACAGAACTAAGAAGAAAGGAGATCAGAGGATTTGTCTACAGCCCTTTCAGGTCGGGTGATTTATTTAATGCATTGCTTCCTGCAAGGTTCAAGGATCTTAACATTGAAATATATAATGGAGACGAACTCTCAAAAGATGCTTTACTTTTTTCTACCCGAAAAAACGTAAAAGAGGAAAAGAAAGGTGGGGAATTTAAGAAGTATGAAAATATCAGCGTTGGTGGAACAAACTGGATTATCTATATTTCATCAAAACCCTTTTTCGGAGGCAGAGAGTCTAATGATGCCTTGCTGATTCTTATCGGGGGATCTGTGATCAGCATTCTGATATTTTTTATCATGCTTATAAGATCAGAAGCTAAGAGGGTTAACAGACTCAAGCAAACGATCACTGACACCGTCACGGCTGCAATATTTGTTATAGATAGAAATGGCTTTGTTACTTTTATTAATCCTGCAGTAACCAGGATTACCGGATATATGCCTGAAGACTTCAGGGAAAAGACTTTTTATGATGTGATGCACCAAAGCCGTAAAGGACAATACAAAGATATTGACCCTGGTCGAAATATTTATCAGACAATTCTTCAGGGAAATCATGTGTACGATCAGGAGGATATTCTGATAAGGAAGGATGGAAGATTATTCCCTGCGCTGTGTTCTGCTAATCCTATCATTGAAAATGGAATTCCGCTCGGAACATTAGTAGAGGTTAAGGATATTACAGGTGAAAAAAAAGCTAAAGAAACTATCGCAAAAAACCTGGAAACAAAAAACTTTCTCCTGGAGGCCATGCCAGATAAGGTATGGACAGCGGATGGAAATGGCGTTTTTAATTTTTTCGGTCAAAACTGGGAAGAATATTCAGGTTATACTATTGATGAATTTCTGAAAAATGGAATAGATCTGATTATTTATTTTGAAGACAAAGTACAGGATGATAAAACCATTACGCAATTACTTCAGGAACATAAGTCTTTTCAAATAGAACACAGATTTAAAAGGTTTGATGGGGTGTATAGATGGCATCTTACAAGAGGGTTTCCTCAGACCAGTAAAAATGGTAGTGTGGAGATGTGGGTAGGCACGAGCACTGATATACATGAGCAAAAGTTACAGGTTGAAGAGTTAAAGAAAATAAATGTAGACCTGGATAACTTTATTTATACAGCATCTCATGATCTTAAAGCTCCTATATCCAATATGGAAGGATTGGTTGAAGCATTAAAAGTTGCAGGTGAAAATAAAGTTGAAAGAAATGAACTGATCGAATTAATTAATAAATCTTTATTGAGACTGGGAAGAACAATCAATGATCTTACTGAAATTGCAAAAATTCAGAAACAAAAGGATTGGACTAATGAAGTAGTTGAATTTTCTGAAGTTGTGGAAGAAGTAATACAGGATTTGCAAAGATATATTGATAATGCAGAAGCTAAAATCAATTTAGAATTTAATGTATCAGCTATAAAATTCAGCAAAAAGAATCTTAGAAGTATTTTTTATAATTTGATTTCAAATGCTATCAAATACAGAAAAAGCAATACTACCCCGATCGTGGATGTCAGGACTTTCCTTGAAAATGATAAGATAGTGATTTTTGCAAGAGATAATGGTTTAGGTATAAAACATGAAAATAAAAAAAGAGTATTTGAAATGTTCAGAAGATTGCATGCGCATGTGGAAGGTTCTGGAATGGGCTTGTATATAGTTAAAAGGATAGTTGAAAATGCAGGTGGGACTATTGATATAGAAAGTCAAGCAGGAGAGGGGACTACATTCAGAATATATCTTCCGGCAGAAGATCATTTAATCAGAGATTAA
- a CDS encoding O-acetylhomoserine aminocarboxypropyltransferase/cysteine synthase family protein, which produces MSQNNLHFETLQLHAGQEVDPTTQSRAVPIYQTTSYQFKSSEHGANLFALKEFGNIYTRIMNPTTDVFEKRIAALEGGVAALAVASGQAAQFIALNNILQAGDNIISTSYLYGGTYNQFKVSFKRLGINVRFAEGDKAEAFEKLIDKDTKAIYLETIGNPGFNIPDFEDIAKLAKKHDIPLIVDNTFGAGGYLFRPLEHGANIVVESATKWIGGHGTSIGGVIIDGGNYNWGNGKFPQFTEPSEGYHGLKFWDVFGTNGPFGNIAFIIRARVEGLRDWGPALSPFNSFLLLQGLETLSLRVQRHVDNALELAKWLEKNPQVTSVNYPGLESSPYNQLAKKYLKNGFGGVLSFEIKGGKDTADKFVNSLKLVSHLANVGDAKTLIIHPASTTHQQLNDAEQKSAGVIPGQLRVSAGIEHIEDIKSDFQQAFDAVK; this is translated from the coding sequence ATGTCGCAAAACAACCTACATTTTGAAACCCTTCAACTGCATGCAGGACAAGAGGTTGATCCAACAACTCAATCAAGAGCAGTACCTATCTATCAGACTACCTCCTATCAGTTTAAAAGTTCAGAACACGGAGCTAATCTATTTGCTCTCAAAGAGTTTGGGAATATTTACACCAGAATAATGAACCCTACAACAGATGTCTTTGAAAAAAGGATAGCTGCACTGGAAGGTGGAGTTGCTGCTTTGGCTGTTGCTTCCGGGCAGGCTGCTCAGTTTATTGCACTGAATAATATTCTTCAGGCTGGTGATAATATTATCTCTACATCATACCTTTATGGTGGCACCTACAACCAGTTTAAAGTTTCATTTAAGAGACTAGGCATTAATGTAAGGTTTGCCGAAGGAGATAAAGCTGAAGCTTTCGAAAAACTTATAGACAAGGATACAAAGGCCATATACCTTGAAACCATTGGTAATCCAGGGTTTAACATTCCTGATTTCGAAGATATTGCCAAACTAGCTAAAAAACATGACATTCCTTTGATTGTAGATAATACATTTGGTGCCGGTGGTTATCTCTTCAGACCACTTGAACATGGTGCCAATATTGTGGTAGAATCAGCAACCAAATGGATCGGAGGTCATGGAACAAGCATTGGGGGGGTTATTATAGACGGTGGTAATTATAACTGGGGCAATGGAAAATTTCCTCAGTTTACAGAGCCTTCCGAAGGTTATCACGGGTTAAAGTTCTGGGATGTGTTTGGAACAAACGGACCATTCGGAAATATAGCATTTATTATTCGTGCACGTGTTGAAGGACTCAGAGACTGGGGACCGGCATTAAGTCCATTTAACTCATTCCTTTTACTTCAGGGATTAGAAACGCTGTCGCTGAGAGTGCAAAGACATGTAGACAATGCTTTGGAACTGGCAAAATGGCTGGAAAAAAATCCACAAGTAACCTCTGTAAATTATCCGGGACTGGAATCTAGTCCTTACAATCAACTTGCTAAAAAGTACCTTAAGAATGGATTTGGAGGGGTATTGTCATTTGAGATTAAAGGAGGAAAAGATACAGCTGATAAATTTGTCAATTCACTTAAACTTGTTAGTCATCTCGCAAATGTCGGAGATGCTAAAACATTGATCATTCATCCGGCTTCCACTACACACCAGCAGTTAAATGATGCAGAGCAAAAATCAGCAGGTGTAATACCAGGACAGTTAAGAGTTAGTGCAGGTATAGAACATATTGAAGATATAAAATCTGACTTTCAGCAAGCATTTGATGCTGTAAAATAA
- the murI gene encoding glutamate racemase, with protein sequence MEKGPIGVFDSGFGGLTVLREFEKILPEYDYLYLGDNARAPYGTRSFDTVYQYTLECVKYLFDKGCHLVILACNTASAKALRSIQKQDLNAIDSEKRVLGVIRPTTEIIGSVSQTRHVGILGTKGTIESNSYPIEIHKFYPEIQVFQEACPMWVPLVENNEYDGPGADYFIEKHIINILSKSSEIDTLVLGCTHYPLLAEKIQNYLPSEVKLVSQGEIVAKSLKDYLFKHPEMQAKCSKGGTCTFYTTDSTSSFDAAASVFMDKKIESLHITL encoded by the coding sequence ATGGAAAAAGGGCCGATAGGGGTATTTGACTCAGGTTTTGGAGGGTTAACAGTTCTGAGGGAGTTTGAAAAAATACTTCCAGAATACGATTACCTTTACCTGGGAGACAATGCGAGGGCTCCTTATGGAACCAGGTCATTTGATACTGTTTACCAATATACGCTTGAATGCGTAAAGTATCTTTTTGATAAAGGCTGCCATCTGGTCATTTTAGCCTGCAATACTGCCTCTGCTAAAGCTTTGAGAAGTATTCAGAAGCAGGATTTAAATGCGATAGATTCAGAGAAAAGGGTTCTGGGTGTTATAAGACCAACTACTGAAATAATAGGCTCTGTTTCACAAACAAGACATGTTGGTATTCTGGGAACCAAGGGTACTATAGAATCAAATTCTTACCCTATTGAAATTCATAAGTTTTATCCTGAGATACAGGTTTTTCAAGAAGCTTGTCCAATGTGGGTTCCACTAGTGGAAAACAATGAATATGACGGTCCGGGAGCTGACTATTTTATTGAAAAGCATATCATTAACATATTATCAAAATCCTCAGAAATAGATACTCTGGTATTGGGCTGTACACATTATCCTTTGCTTGCAGAGAAAATCCAGAATTACCTCCCGTCTGAAGTAAAACTTGTGTCGCAGGGAGAAATTGTAGCTAAAAGTCTTAAAGATTATCTCTTCAAACATCCAGAAATGCAGGCAAAATGTTCTAAAGGTGGTACTTGTACTTTTTATACTACAGACTCTACATCCAGCTTCGATGCTGCCGCTTCAGTGTTTATGGATAAAAAAATAGAATCTTTGCATATTACTTTATAA
- a CDS encoding DUF3817 domain-containing protein — MKDLYKSTLGRLRIVGFVEGLSYLVLLFIAMPIKYIGGIQEPVRMTGMAHGLLFVLYVLLVIQSTIQYNWTIKKAFIAFLASLIPFGTFYADMKLFRENEEAEA; from the coding sequence ATGAAAGATCTATATAAAAGCACCTTAGGCAGACTAAGAATAGTAGGCTTTGTAGAAGGCCTCTCCTATCTGGTACTTCTTTTCATTGCCATGCCTATAAAATATATCGGAGGAATCCAGGAGCCTGTTCGCATGACTGGAATGGCACACGGATTACTCTTCGTTCTTTATGTTTTATTGGTAATTCAGTCTACCATTCAATATAACTGGACCATCAAAAAAGCTTTCATTGCATTTCTGGCGTCCCTCATTCCATTCGGTACGTTCTATGCGGATATGAAGCTTTTCAGAGAAAATGAAGAAGCCGAAGCTTAA
- a CDS encoding copper resistance protein NlpE N-terminal domain-containing protein: MKENFVLLLIGFLMACHVEKKPNSEGLAEEDIIFEAKEIPLEPVQETYIGVLPCADCPGIRKELILTHDPGKQEGNFELKQNYIERDTATYLTKGYWKSTIGNEDSHNALLIQTYPEGQKKADNYQKITTEQIVDCGKKTTLPHDQYSYVLFKVKKPSVRINGYFRYFADAATFRKCKAKTPMIVEPIILYKYAEQVYMHQKSNPEEELYFTIEGYTEKKPTESGQTREYLTITKVLDIKPGFKCP, translated from the coding sequence ATGAAGGAAAACTTCGTGCTATTACTGATCGGTTTTTTAATGGCGTGCCATGTAGAAAAAAAACCTAATTCTGAAGGATTGGCTGAAGAAGACATCATTTTCGAGGCAAAGGAAATACCTCTTGAACCTGTACAGGAAACTTATATTGGCGTGCTCCCCTGTGCTGATTGCCCGGGCATCAGAAAGGAACTGATACTCACACACGATCCGGGAAAGCAAGAAGGAAATTTTGAGTTAAAACAAAACTACATAGAGCGAGACACCGCTACTTATCTGACCAAAGGTTATTGGAAAAGCACCATTGGAAATGAAGATTCACATAATGCCTTACTCATTCAGACCTATCCTGAAGGCCAGAAAAAAGCTGATAACTATCAAAAAATCACTACAGAACAAATAGTAGATTGTGGTAAAAAAACAACACTGCCTCATGATCAATATTCTTATGTACTGTTTAAAGTAAAAAAACCTTCGGTTAGGATAAACGGCTATTTCAGGTATTTTGCAGATGCCGCAACATTCCGCAAATGCAAGGCAAAAACACCGATGATTGTGGAACCTATCATTTTATACAAATATGCAGAACAGGTGTATATGCATCAGAAAAGTAATCCGGAGGAAGAGCTATACTTCACAATTGAAGGTTATACAGAAAAGAAACCTACCGAATCAGGGCAAACCAGAGAATATCTGACCATTACCAAAGTCCTGGATATCAAACCCGGCTTTAAATGTCCCTAA
- the eutB gene encoding ethanolamine ammonia-lyase subunit EutB, whose product MKLFSYYFKQSFIRQYFECKCFSGIADEIMLNYQSTSFHDALYVRRSQEYFCKINLIILTC is encoded by the coding sequence TTGAAACTTTTTTCTTATTATTTTAAACAATCATTTATACGTCAGTATTTTGAGTGTAAATGCTTTTCCGGAATCGCTGATGAAATCATGCTGAATTATCAGAGCACTTCCTTTCATGATGCGCTTTATGTAAGAAGGTCACAGGAGTATTTCTGTAAGATAAATCTGATCATATTAACCTGTTAA
- a CDS encoding class I SAM-dependent methyltransferase produces the protein MLEIQSLLNSIDRQIQTNKGKNLYYSDRDTLFNFWEGNNLLSNRHQLAEILSDNSVREGLIDYTLSKVLREFFYTNQYITVNERDKSILRKVYNKLISELSDQQISLSDISSRHFTRLTTWLSYSNPHIEKINHNDKKSVAGVVCSEYSAELQLELLNINPGKLLEPILDIGCGEHAHLSAFLKEKELNVTGIDRLLIKKETWLSEISWFEFEFKPDNWGTIISNLSFSSHFLNNHLRADGLFLEYAQKYMEILKSLKQGGSYHYAPSLPFMEEHLDKKTYKVDRKIINKNYQRTIITRL, from the coding sequence ATGCTGGAAATACAATCCCTTCTTAACTCTATTGACAGACAGATTCAGACCAACAAAGGCAAAAATCTGTATTATTCTGACAGAGATACTTTATTTAATTTCTGGGAAGGCAATAACCTGCTTTCTAACAGACATCAATTAGCAGAAATACTTTCAGATAACTCTGTCCGGGAAGGTCTTATTGATTATACCCTATCCAAAGTGCTTCGTGAATTCTTCTATACCAATCAATACATTACAGTGAACGAGCGGGATAAATCCATTCTGCGAAAAGTCTATAATAAATTAATATCTGAGCTCAGTGATCAACAAATAAGCTTATCAGATATTTCCTCAAGGCATTTTACAAGATTGACAACCTGGTTGTCATACTCTAATCCACACATAGAAAAGATAAATCATAACGACAAAAAATCTGTTGCCGGAGTTGTATGTTCTGAGTATTCAGCTGAACTGCAGTTGGAACTTCTAAATATCAATCCGGGAAAACTACTAGAACCGATTCTGGATATTGGATGTGGAGAGCATGCTCATTTATCTGCTTTTCTAAAAGAAAAAGAGCTCAATGTTACCGGGATAGACCGCCTTCTCATTAAAAAGGAAACCTGGCTTTCTGAAATCAGCTGGTTTGAATTTGAATTTAAACCGGATAACTGGGGAACTATTATTTCCAATCTTTCTTTCTCCAGTCATTTTCTTAACAACCATTTAAGAGCTGATGGATTATTTCTGGAATATGCTCAAAAGTACATGGAAATTTTAAAGTCTCTGAAACAGGGCGGCTCATATCATTATGCTCCATCGTTACCTTTCATGGAAGAACATCTTGATAAAAAAACTTATAAAGTTGACAGAAAAATCATCAATAAAAATTATCAGCGAACCATTATTACCAGGCTTTAA